One part of the Magallana gigas chromosome 5, xbMagGiga1.1, whole genome shotgun sequence genome encodes these proteins:
- the LOC117689761 gene encoding uncharacterized protein, translated as MLSARSGFVFVCLLVVGVESYWYQYLGSGPYFNKNWKQHRRSLSCAESEESCRRSSECCDTKDVCVRDRQQGGICRNIENAKLNPEALKPIGTQCSDSAECGVGLCCRGVFLFRFGKVNRCQRSDGPFMCIASESFEY; from the exons ATGCTCAGTGCGAGGTCTGGATttgtgtttgtctgtctgttggTCGTTGGTGTGGAATCCTATTGGTACCAGTACCTTGGCAGTGGACCGTACTTTAACAAAAACTGGAAGCAGCATCGCAGAAGTCTGAGT tgTGCCGAAAGCGAAGAATCTTGCCGACGCTCGAGCGAATGCTGCGACACTAAAGACGTGTGTGTAAGAGACAGACAACAAG GTGGAATCTGCAGGAATATAGAGAATGCAAAGTTGAATCCCGAGGCTCTCAAACCTATAg GAACCCAGTGTTCGGACAGTGCGGAGTGCGGCGTCGGTCTTTGTTGTAGAGGCGTCTTCCTGTTCCGGTTTGGAAAGGTCAATCGATGTCAAAGAAGTGATGGCCCTTTTATGTGCATTGCTAGTGAATCATTCGAGtactag